The following are encoded in a window of Bacteroidales bacterium genomic DNA:
- a CDS encoding SCO family protein, which produces MVKLLFFLLTIIILSAKAQEQKLYEDLRQPEIGVVEKLDTYISEDIMVIDENNQAVSLRSLIDKPTVLNLVYYRCPGICSPIMESIANVVDKTDMIPGKDFQVLTISFDPTESTELAQQKRNNYFYLIKREFDPNGWRFFTADSTNAINLTEQVGFKYKKVGFDYIHTASIIVLSPQGKITRYLQGVFYLPFDVKMAVVEAAEGKSGPSISRVLAYCYAFDPAGQRYVFDITKIAGTLILFFSAVIFLFLLIRYKTKKPIPKV; this is translated from the coding sequence ATGGTTAAACTTTTATTCTTTCTTTTAACAATCATAATCCTGAGTGCAAAAGCCCAGGAACAAAAGCTTTACGAAGACCTGCGCCAACCGGAAATAGGCGTTGTTGAAAAACTCGACACTTATATTTCAGAAGATATTATGGTTATTGATGAAAATAATCAGGCTGTATCATTGCGCTCACTCATTGATAAACCAACCGTCCTCAACCTTGTATACTATCGTTGTCCAGGAATTTGCAGTCCGATTATGGAATCAATTGCCAACGTTGTTGATAAAACTGATATGATACCCGGAAAGGACTTCCAGGTTCTGACCATAAGTTTCGATCCTACCGAGTCAACCGAACTGGCACAACAAAAACGCAACAATTATTTCTATCTGATAAAAAGGGAATTCGATCCCAATGGCTGGCGCTTCTTCACTGCCGACAGCACCAATGCTATAAACCTTACCGAACAAGTTGGTTTTAAATATAAAAAAGTTGGCTTCGATTATATTCACACGGCTTCTATTATAGTTCTGAGCCCGCAGGGGAAAATAACACGCTACCTGCAAGGAGTGTTTTATTTACCGTTTGATGTAAAAATGGCGGTTGTAGAAGCAGCAGAAGGCAAATCAGGGCCATCCATCTCACGCGTACTGGCATATTGTTATGCGTTTGATCCCGCAGGCCAGCGCTATGTTTTTGATATTACTAAAATTGCAGGAACACTGATCCTGTTTTTTAGTGCAGTTATTTTTCTGTTTCTTTTAATCCGTTACAAAACCAAAAAACCCATACCTAAAGTATAA
- a CDS encoding cytochrome c encodes MKSIIILRRLIPMNGRTILTLMFVALIISACDRSRNDKGYEYFPDMFHSPAYKTFSDNPALPDDKTMLEPPEGSIPRGFTPYPYDTSFESRELAGLELENPFTPNEQLLGQGKELYAIFCMNCHGAGGTGDGFLHTSGKYPIRPATLVEGDILSKPSGEIYHVITKGWGVMGAHESMIRPDDRWKIVMFVEEVLQQQK; translated from the coding sequence ATGAAATCAATTATAATTTTACGAAGACTCATACCCATGAATGGTCGCACAATCCTAACGCTAATGTTTGTTGCCCTGATCATATCTGCTTGCGATCGTAGCCGAAACGATAAAGGTTACGAATATTTTCCTGATATGTTCCACTCACCGGCTTACAAAACCTTCAGCGATAATCCAGCACTTCCTGATGATAAAACGATGCTTGAACCTCCCGAAGGTTCCATTCCCCGCGGGTTTACACCCTATCCTTATGATACCTCATTTGAGTCTCGTGAACTGGCAGGATTGGAACTCGAAAACCCATTCACACCGAATGAGCAATTGCTAGGGCAGGGCAAGGAACTATATGCGATATTTTGCATGAATTGTCATGGCGCTGGCGGAACAGGCGATGGATTCCTGCATACTTCCGGGAAATATCCAATCAGACCAGCAACCCTGGTTGAAGGCGACATACTATCAAAACCTTCAGGCGAGATTTATCATGTGATCACAAAAGGCTGGGGTGTAATGGGTGCACATGAATCAATGATCAGACCCGATGATCGCTGGAAAATTGTAATGTTTGTAGAAGAAGTGCTTCAGCAACAAAAATAA
- a CDS encoding DUF3341 domain-containing protein → MSSKTIIGVFDDENLVVNTIRKLNEKKVRIRDVYGPFASHDIISAIAKPSRLPHLSFLFGAGTVFGTFAFLYYTSVVDYPHIYGGKPVFSFPPMVVIMYLATILVTGTLSVFTFLGISGMYPGKKAQMPGIGTMDDKFFLVIDENDANATSAEALLMQHGALEIKYE, encoded by the coding sequence ATGAGCAGTAAAACAATAATTGGCGTTTTTGATGATGAAAACCTGGTTGTAAACACCATACGAAAGCTTAACGAGAAGAAAGTAAGGATCAGGGATGTTTATGGTCCATTTGCAAGCCATGATATAATTTCAGCGATCGCAAAGCCTTCTCGGCTTCCTCATCTGTCATTTCTGTTTGGTGCTGGAACTGTTTTTGGAACCTTCGCATTCCTTTATTATACATCAGTAGTGGATTACCCACACATTTATGGCGGAAAACCAGTTTTTTCCTTTCCGCCTATGGTGGTGATTATGTATCTTGCTACTATTCTGGTTACGGGAACCTTATCGGTTTTCACTTTCCTTGGAATATCAGGAATGTATCCAGGCAAAAAAGCCCAGATGCCAGGTATTGGTACAATGGACGACAAATTTTTCCTTGTGATAGATGAAAATGATGCAAACGCTACCTCGGCTGAGGCACTTTTAATGCAGCATGGTGCTCTTGAAATAAAGTATGAATAG
- the nrfD gene encoding polysulfide reductase NrfD — MIRSHFKGVLITGNKSYADVTREITAPIESKPAKWWYAAMTLATLALLFGAWALYNTLAFGLGTWGINNSVAWGWDIINFVWWIGIGHAGTAFTIFLLIFRQKWAASINRTAEAMTVFAVLCAALFPLLHMGRPWLAFFIAPYPNTRGPLWVNFNSPLFWDFLAISTYLLMSITLWYLGMIPDLATIRDRTTSRIKKAIYGFFSMGWSGSVFQYNRYETVSRILGGLAAPLVISVHSIVALDFAVSVIPGWYTTIFPPYFFVGAIFSGFAMVLTIMIFLRRAFKLKDFVTDKHLEFISQVLKYGSLIIGSAYLMEMFIAWYSGVNYEMYTFLNARATGSFAFEFWIMVICNAVLPQFFWFKKVRTSIVWLFIISIFINIGMWFERFVILVSSLSEDYLPSSWVSYSPTLVDIGLYVGTFGLFSAGLLMFVRFIPIIAINEVKGISKVGYENRKNEGVL; from the coding sequence ATGATAAGAAGTCATTTCAAAGGGGTTTTGATAACGGGAAATAAATCCTATGCTGATGTTACCCGTGAAATTACAGCTCCCATTGAATCAAAACCAGCAAAATGGTGGTATGCTGCTATGACCCTTGCCACGCTGGCGCTGCTTTTCGGTGCGTGGGCATTGTATAATACGTTAGCATTTGGATTGGGAACCTGGGGTATTAATAATTCTGTTGCATGGGGTTGGGATATTATAAACTTTGTGTGGTGGATTGGAATTGGGCATGCCGGAACGGCATTCACCATTTTCCTGCTCATTTTCAGGCAGAAGTGGGCAGCTTCCATCAACCGCACTGCCGAGGCCATGACGGTTTTTGCCGTGTTGTGTGCAGCATTATTCCCATTATTGCATATGGGACGACCCTGGCTTGCATTTTTCATTGCACCGTATCCAAACACACGCGGTCCTTTATGGGTAAATTTTAACTCGCCACTTTTCTGGGACTTCCTGGCAATCAGCACGTATCTTCTTATGTCAATTACGCTATGGTACCTGGGGATGATTCCTGATTTAGCTACCATCCGTGATCGCACCACGAGTAGAATAAAAAAAGCTATTTATGGATTCTTTTCGATGGGCTGGAGCGGCTCAGTATTTCAATATAATCGTTACGAAACAGTTTCAAGGATTTTAGGTGGACTTGCTGCGCCTCTGGTTATCTCGGTTCACTCAATTGTAGCGCTCGACTTTGCCGTATCAGTGATACCAGGATGGTACACAACAATATTCCCACCATACTTTTTCGTGGGAGCCATTTTCTCGGGTTTTGCTATGGTGCTAACCATTATGATATTCCTTCGTAGAGCGTTTAAGCTGAAAGACTTCGTCACGGACAAGCACCTGGAATTTATTTCACAGGTGCTGAAATACGGAAGTTTGATTATAGGATCGGCTTACCTGATGGAAATGTTTATTGCATGGTATTCTGGTGTGAACTATGAAATGTATACTTTTCTGAACGCGCGGGCTACCGGGTCATTCGCTTTTGAATTCTGGATCATGGTAATTTGTAACGCAGTGCTGCCACAGTTTTTCTGGTTTAAAAAAGTGCGAACCAGCATTGTATGGCTTTTTATCATTTCCATATTTATCAACATTGGCATGTGGTTCGAACGTTTTGTGATTTTGGTTTCATCACTCTCAGAGGACTATTTACCTTCCAGTTGGGTAAGTTATTCACCTACGCTTGTAGATATTGGATTGTATGTGGGAACTTTTGGACTGTTCTCTGCAGGATTGCTTATGTTTGTTAGGTTTATACCAATTATAGCTATCAATGAAGTAAAAGGAATCAGTAAGGTTGGTTATGAAAATCGAAAAAACGAGGGGGTTTTATGA
- a CDS encoding TAT-variant-translocated molybdopterin oxidoreductase: protein MKKYWKSLDEYNGKPEALRQDETKNISALELLGGDSPENKASRRDFLKWCGFSFMSAAVLSSCESPVKKAIPYLNQPEEVTPGMASWYASSFYDGKDYCPVLVKVRDGRPIKIEGNELSTFSGGGTHARVQALVLGLYDTAGRYQHPLSKGNKISWENADAEIIAKLSENDGDIVILTSTIISPSSKEVISRFIERYPNAKHIAYDAISYSAMREANNMAFGLKEIPFYRFDNAQLIVGFNADFLANWLLPIVFARQYSETRRIGKEKKTMSLHLQFESGMSVTGSNADERFTIKPQEELQILQDVYNFLNGNQSSELHPHAKLLGEQIQKHGNKTLIVSGTNDLKIQSLVNAINHLAGSYGTTIDFTNSLNLYQGKDSELLQLVRDMEEGKVSTLIVHDANPMYDFPGDTFRKALEKVSLKISLSSTLNETAEVSDYVLPSPHYLESWDDVAPAKGVYGVIQPVITPLFDTRQMQDSLLQWSGNSTSYKDFLKENWENKLFQLQSKHSSFNAFWQDSLQQGFFTIIADQGGSPTFNTSAMQNAGALEKIADSDGWNLLLYESTGIGDGRHANNPWLQELPDPITKVCWDNFAAISPVDSENLGVLNGDIIRIGNDEEIAVLVQPGQAPQTLSIAVGYGRTHAGKVAEGVGLNAYRFADYIDGFKSFTKTIDAPEKARSITTLALTQTHHNMEGRAIVRESTLPDWIIDPTAGNELHEYHEKHKTTLYPEVEFEAHHWAMAVDLNSCIGCNNCVVACQAENNIPVVGKKEVTRRRIMHWIRIDRYYTGKSDNPGVVYQPMMCQHCDNAPCENVCPVGALTHSDEGISQVTYNRCVGTKYCITNCPYKVRRFNWFEYARNKAFDYNMNDAFGRLVLNPDVTVRERGVVEKCSFCVQRIQEKKLIAKLENRQLRDGDIKTACMQSCPTKALVFGDLNNPESEVSKLFRDERNYHVLEELHTLPSVGYLTKIRNKL, encoded by the coding sequence ATGAAGAAATACTGGAAAAGTCTTGATGAATACAACGGCAAGCCAGAAGCACTTCGGCAAGATGAAACCAAAAATATATCTGCACTTGAATTGCTGGGTGGTGATAGCCCGGAGAACAAAGCATCGCGCCGCGATTTCCTGAAATGGTGCGGTTTTAGCTTTATGAGCGCAGCCGTTCTTTCTAGCTGTGAAAGCCCTGTAAAAAAAGCAATCCCATATCTGAATCAACCCGAAGAAGTTACACCTGGAATGGCTTCATGGTATGCTTCCTCGTTTTACGATGGTAAAGATTATTGTCCTGTACTTGTAAAGGTTCGCGATGGCAGGCCAATTAAAATAGAAGGCAATGAACTTTCAACATTTTCCGGTGGCGGAACGCACGCCCGAGTGCAGGCATTAGTGCTGGGCCTTTACGATACGGCCGGACGATATCAGCATCCATTATCAAAAGGAAACAAGATTAGCTGGGAAAATGCGGATGCGGAAATCATTGCAAAACTTTCTGAAAATGACGGCGACATTGTCATTCTTACTTCAACAATCATCAGCCCTTCAAGCAAGGAGGTAATTTCAAGGTTCATAGAACGCTATCCGAACGCAAAGCATATTGCCTATGATGCAATTTCCTATTCAGCAATGCGTGAAGCCAATAATATGGCTTTTGGACTCAAAGAAATACCATTCTACAGATTTGATAATGCGCAACTTATTGTGGGTTTCAATGCCGATTTCCTTGCCAATTGGTTATTGCCAATCGTGTTTGCCCGGCAGTATTCTGAAACCAGACGAATTGGTAAAGAAAAGAAAACGATGTCGTTACACCTGCAATTTGAAAGCGGTATGTCAGTTACCGGTTCAAATGCCGACGAACGGTTTACGATAAAACCCCAGGAAGAACTGCAGATTTTGCAGGACGTTTATAATTTCCTCAATGGAAATCAATCTTCTGAGCTTCATCCACACGCCAAATTATTAGGTGAGCAAATTCAGAAACATGGAAATAAAACATTAATTGTTTCGGGAACCAACGATCTGAAAATTCAATCCCTGGTAAATGCCATAAACCATTTGGCAGGCAGTTACGGTACCACTATTGATTTTACCAACTCACTTAATCTTTATCAGGGAAAAGACAGCGAATTACTGCAATTGGTTCGTGATATGGAAGAGGGAAAAGTTAGTACTCTGATCGTACATGATGCGAATCCTATGTACGATTTTCCGGGTGATACTTTCAGAAAGGCTCTTGAAAAGGTTTCGCTGAAAATCTCTCTTTCCTCTACCCTCAATGAAACCGCAGAAGTCTCAGATTATGTTCTACCCTCACCGCATTATCTTGAATCATGGGATGATGTAGCTCCGGCTAAAGGTGTCTATGGTGTGATCCAACCTGTTATAACTCCTTTATTTGATACTAGGCAAATGCAGGATTCATTATTGCAGTGGTCAGGGAATTCAACCAGTTACAAGGATTTTCTTAAAGAAAATTGGGAAAATAAATTATTCCAGCTCCAAAGTAAGCATTCCTCCTTCAATGCTTTCTGGCAGGATTCACTGCAACAAGGATTTTTTACAATTATTGCAGATCAAGGTGGAAGCCCCACTTTTAACACCTCAGCAATGCAGAATGCCGGTGCTCTGGAAAAAATTGCAGATAGTGATGGCTGGAACCTATTATTATATGAATCAACAGGTATTGGCGATGGACGCCATGCAAACAACCCGTGGCTGCAGGAATTACCCGATCCAATCACAAAAGTCTGCTGGGATAATTTTGCTGCCATCTCACCGGTAGATTCTGAAAACCTCGGTGTTCTCAATGGTGACATTATCCGAATTGGTAATGATGAAGAAATCGCAGTGTTAGTGCAACCCGGTCAGGCTCCACAAACTTTATCAATAGCTGTGGGTTATGGACGCACCCATGCCGGTAAGGTTGCCGAGGGAGTTGGCTTGAATGCTTATCGTTTTGCAGATTATATTGATGGCTTCAAGTCCTTTACGAAAACCATAGATGCACCGGAAAAAGCCAGAAGTATCACCACCTTAGCGCTTACTCAAACACATCACAACATGGAAGGGCGGGCCATTGTCAGGGAATCAACCTTGCCCGACTGGATTATTGATCCTACGGCCGGAAATGAACTTCATGAATATCATGAAAAGCACAAAACTACGCTATATCCTGAAGTAGAATTTGAAGCCCATCACTGGGCTATGGCTGTGGATCTGAACAGTTGCATCGGCTGCAACAATTGTGTTGTAGCATGCCAGGCTGAAAACAATATTCCGGTAGTTGGTAAAAAAGAGGTTACACGTCGCCGTATCATGCATTGGATTCGAATTGACCGCTATTATACGGGCAAATCAGATAATCCAGGCGTTGTATACCAGCCGATGATGTGCCAACATTGCGATAATGCACCCTGCGAAAATGTTTGCCCGGTTGGAGCACTCACCCACAGTGATGAAGGAATCAGCCAGGTTACTTATAATCGTTGCGTGGGCACAAAGTACTGTATCACAAACTGCCCTTACAAGGTTCGGCGCTTCAATTGGTTCGAGTATGCCCGGAATAAAGCTTTTGATTACAATATGAATGATGCTTTTGGCAGACTGGTGTTAAACCCGGATGTGACTGTTCGTGAAAGGGGAGTGGTTGAAAAGTGCTCGTTCTGCGTACAGCGTATTCAGGAAAAGAAATTAATAGCAAAGCTTGAAAACAGGCAATTACGTGATGGCGATATCAAAACTGCCTGCATGCAATCCTGTCCAACCAAGGCGCTTGTTTTTGGCGATCTCAACAATCCTGAAAGTGAAGTGTCGAAACTATTCCGCGACGAAAGGAACTATCATGTACTTGAGGAGTTGCATACGTTGCCTTCAGTAGGATATTTAACAAAGATTAGAAACAAACTATAA
- a CDS encoding cytochrome c3 family protein → MIKADKTKKQKPYYTSIPKTFLYLFFLMCLISTVGYSAEEEGQFSKKDLRLGQRLFMGLVPFESGTFDCSSCHYTTMPLEIDWNPSVYDLAKAWLEEDGTDILNVMNSPVSMRLLEDHKGMRITEEEERLLQAYFTYVAETGKGELKPYPIRAFTFWIVGLLMLLAFVDLVITRKIRNRIIHIVILIIGIGVHGSFVYDEATSIGRSQDYAPDQPIKFSHKIHAGDNQIDCRYCHYTADFSVSGGIPSNNVCLNCHVVIRNGTNSGTFEINKIHRAEKTGEPVRWIRIHKLPDHTFFSHAQHVNVAGLDCAECHGAIEEMHIVRQVEDLSMGWCIECHRDSKVPFFENEYYKSFHALHEQLKAGSVDSVTVSRVGGTNCMKCHY, encoded by the coding sequence ATGATCAAAGCAGACAAAACTAAAAAGCAAAAGCCCTATTACACTAGCATTCCCAAGACATTCTTATATCTTTTCTTTTTGATGTGTTTAATCAGCACAGTTGGATATTCAGCAGAGGAAGAAGGACAGTTTAGCAAAAAAGACCTGCGGCTTGGCCAGCGGCTTTTTATGGGATTGGTTCCATTTGAGAGCGGCACTTTCGATTGCTCTTCATGCCATTATACAACTATGCCCTTGGAAATTGACTGGAATCCTTCCGTTTATGATTTAGCTAAGGCATGGCTAGAAGAAGATGGAACAGATATACTCAATGTGATGAACAGTCCGGTTTCAATGCGTTTGCTCGAAGACCATAAAGGTATGCGTATAACCGAAGAGGAGGAACGCTTGTTGCAGGCTTATTTCACCTATGTTGCTGAAACAGGCAAAGGCGAATTAAAACCTTATCCCATACGCGCTTTCACATTCTGGATTGTTGGCTTGCTCATGTTGCTGGCCTTTGTGGATCTTGTTATCACACGCAAAATACGCAACCGCATAATCCATATTGTGATCCTCATTATAGGTATTGGCGTACACGGTAGTTTTGTTTATGATGAAGCAACAAGCATTGGCCGTTCACAAGATTATGCCCCCGATCAGCCGATTAAATTTTCTCATAAGATTCATGCCGGAGATAATCAGATTGATTGCCGCTATTGCCATTATACCGCTGATTTCAGCGTGTCGGGCGGTATCCCATCCAATAATGTATGTCTTAATTGCCACGTGGTGATCCGAAACGGCACAAACAGCGGAACATTTGAAATTAATAAGATACACCGGGCTGAGAAAACCGGCGAACCTGTTCGCTGGATTCGCATTCATAAGTTGCCTGATCATACTTTCTTCAGTCATGCCCAGCATGTTAATGTTGCAGGGCTCGATTGCGCGGAATGTCATGGCGCGATCGAAGAAATGCATATTGTGAGGCAGGTTGAAGATTTGAGCATGGGATGGTGTATTGAATGCCATCGCGATTCTAAAGTCCCATTTTTTGAAAACGAGTATTACAAATCGTTTCACGCACTTCATGAACAGTTGAAAGCCGGATCAGTTGATTCAGTCACCGTTTCACGTGTTGGAGGCACTAATTGTATGAAGTGTCATTATTAA
- a CDS encoding AbgT family transporter produces the protein MTKPRRSLLTRFLNLVEKGGNALPHPASLFGILALLALLLSLIGHWLDWTAIHPATGEQVHIINLLSKEGVHRIILEMVHNYTSFAPLGIVMVALLGIGIAESSGLISAAIRLLVLRSPGYMLTFVIVLAGIISNMASDLGYVLIIPLGGIIFHSVGRHPIAGMAAAFAGVSGGFSANLFIGTIDPLLAGLSTEAAHILDPEYYVLPTANYYFMAVSTILIAFLCTWVSDKIVEPRLGAYGGDVPSEPLEQLNPKEKKALRYVLFAIAIWTILLIAGIAPENGLLRGPNNSILHSPILKGFIAFLFVIAASLGIVYGFITGKFKSDADVVKGMVVSFKTLAAFLVLVFFAAQFVAYFRWSNLGLIIAIEGASFLQRIDIGMIPLLILFILLSGFINLFMGSASAKWAILGPVFIPMFMLLGYSPELSQAVFRIGDSVTNIISPMMSFFALIIVYFEKYEPRSGIGTLISTMLPYSVVLFVGWTLLLIAWTLLNIPLGPGAGIYYP, from the coding sequence ATGACGAAACCCCGCCGCTCTTTGTTGACCCGTTTTCTGAATCTTGTTGAAAAAGGAGGCAATGCCCTGCCCCACCCTGCAAGTTTGTTCGGGATACTGGCTTTGTTGGCCCTGCTGCTCTCTCTTATCGGCCACTGGCTCGACTGGACTGCCATTCACCCTGCTACTGGTGAGCAGGTTCACATTATTAATTTGCTTTCGAAAGAGGGTGTTCATCGCATCATCCTTGAAATGGTTCATAATTACACCAGCTTTGCCCCCTTGGGCATTGTAATGGTAGCGTTACTGGGGATCGGAATAGCGGAAAGCAGTGGGTTGATCAGTGCTGCCATCAGGTTATTGGTATTAAGGTCGCCAGGATACATGCTCACTTTTGTGATCGTACTTGCGGGCATTATTAGCAACATGGCTTCCGACCTGGGCTATGTACTTATTATTCCATTAGGTGGGATAATTTTTCATTCTGTTGGCAGGCATCCAATTGCTGGAATGGCTGCTGCTTTTGCAGGCGTTTCGGGTGGCTTCAGTGCGAACCTTTTTATCGGAACCATTGACCCACTGCTTGCAGGATTATCAACCGAAGCAGCCCATATTCTTGATCCGGAATACTATGTGCTTCCAACCGCGAATTATTATTTTATGGCGGTTTCTACTATTCTGATAGCGTTTCTTTGCACATGGGTTTCTGATAAAATTGTTGAACCAAGATTGGGAGCCTACGGCGGCGATGTGCCGTCTGAGCCACTTGAGCAGCTAAACCCAAAGGAGAAAAAGGCTTTAAGATACGTTCTGTTTGCTATTGCAATCTGGACAATTCTCTTGATTGCAGGTATTGCCCCGGAAAACGGATTACTTCGCGGCCCAAATAACTCTATACTGCACTCACCCATCCTGAAGGGATTTATTGCTTTCTTGTTTGTGATTGCCGCAAGCCTTGGAATTGTTTATGGATTCATAACCGGGAAGTTCAAAAGCGATGCTGATGTGGTGAAAGGAATGGTAGTCAGTTTTAAGACCCTGGCAGCTTTCCTTGTGTTGGTATTTTTTGCAGCTCAGTTTGTTGCCTATTTTCGATGGAGCAATCTAGGGCTGATCATTGCTATTGAAGGAGCCAGTTTTCTTCAACGCATTGATATCGGCATGATTCCATTGTTAATATTATTTATCCTACTCTCAGGTTTTATTAATTTGTTTATGGGAAGCGCCTCAGCCAAATGGGCTATTCTTGGGCCGGTTTTTATCCCCATGTTTATGTTGCTGGGATATTCACCTGAATTATCCCAGGCCGTTTTCCGTATTGGCGACAGTGTCACCAACATCATCTCTCCTATGATGAGTTTCTTCGCACTAATTATCGTATATTTTGAAAAGTACGAACCACGTTCAGGTATCGGTACACTTATTTCTACTATGCTGCCTTATTCGGTTGTGCTGTTTGTTGGATGGACCTTGTTGTTAATTGCCTGGACCTTGCTTAATATTCCTTTAGGTCCGGGCGCTGGAATTTATTATCCTTAA
- a CDS encoding rubrerythrin family protein encodes MEKSIKGTRTEQNLLKAFAGESQAKNRYTFFAKVAKTEGYEQISALFLETASHEEMHAKRFFEFLEGGMVEITASYPAGKISTTVENLRAAAEGENEEWTLLYPEFADIAQGEGFTKIATLFRSIAKVEVEHEKRFLKLLSNVVTGRVFAREEKVKWFCRKCGFVYEGTKALANCPACAHPRAHFELLVENY; translated from the coding sequence ATGGAAAAGAGCATCAAAGGAACCCGAACCGAACAAAACCTGCTAAAAGCTTTCGCAGGAGAATCACAGGCAAAAAACCGCTACACCTTTTTTGCCAAAGTAGCAAAAACAGAAGGTTATGAGCAAATTTCAGCATTGTTTCTTGAAACAGCCTCTCATGAAGAGATGCATGCAAAGCGATTTTTTGAGTTCCTCGAAGGTGGCATGGTTGAGATAACCGCATCCTACCCTGCCGGAAAAATCAGCACAACAGTTGAGAACCTCAGAGCTGCTGCCGAAGGGGAAAATGAAGAATGGACGCTCTTATACCCGGAATTTGCCGATATAGCTCAGGGAGAAGGTTTCACAAAAATTGCCACCTTATTCCGGTCAATTGCCAAAGTTGAAGTTGAACATGAAAAAAGGTTTCTGAAACTACTTAGCAATGTTGTAACCGGAAGAGTATTCGCACGTGAAGAAAAAGTGAAATGGTTCTGTCGCAAATGTGGTTTTGTTTATGAAGGAACCAAGGCGCTGGCTAACTGCCCGGCTTGCGCACACCCAAGAGCACACTTTGAGCTGCTTGTCGAGAATTATTGA